The following DNA comes from Oncorhynchus mykiss isolate Arlee chromosome 16, USDA_OmykA_1.1, whole genome shotgun sequence.
TGAGTcagcctacagtgcattcggaaagtattcagaccccttcactttttccacatttggttatgtTACaaccatattctaaaattgattaaatgtttttttccccccatcaatctatacacaataccccataatgacaaagtcaaaacagGTTATCAATTtttgcaattaaaaaaaaaaaaaaaaaatgtaaccaaaGTTTTGgttttagaaatgtccttgtttttgaaagaaaaacatattttttgcccattaaaataacatcaaatatacagttgttaatgactattgtagctgaaaacggcagattttttatggaatatctacataggtgtaacagtatagcttccatccctctcctcgtccctacctgggcttgaaccagggaccctctacacacatcaacaactgcctccccacgaagcattgttacccaccGCTCCACAAGACGCTGCCCTtgctacttcaaggtctcaaagcgagtgacgtcactgattgaaacgctattagcgtgcatcccgctaactagctagccatttcacaccggttacactcaccccccttttgacctcccccttttccgcagcaaccagtgatctgggtcaacagcatcaatgtaacagtatagcttctgtccctctcctcgcccctacctgggctcgaaccagggaccctctgcacacatcaacaacaactgcctgcccacgaagcatcgttacccatcgctccacaaaaaccgcggcccttgcagagaaaggggaataactacttcaaggtcttagagcgagtgacgtcaccgattgaaacgctattagctcgcaccccgctaactagctagccatttcacaccggttacatagGTGTACCCATTACAtagtggcccattatcagcaaccatcattcctgtgttccaatggcacgttgtgttagccattttaaaaggctaattgatcattagaaaaccctttgcaattgttagcacagctgaaaactgttgttctgattaaagaagcaataaaactggccttgttgagacagcatttgtgggttcgattacaggctcaaaatggcaagaaacaaataacttcttctgaaactcgtcagtctattcttgttcggaGAAATGacggctattccatgtgagaaattgccaagaaactgaagatctcgtacaacgctgtgtactactcccttcacagaacagcataaACTGGTCCCAGCTTTTATGCACCTGTTATGAccacgccttctggatgatagcggggtgaacaggccgtggctagggtggttgatgtccttgatgatctttttggccttcctgtgacattgggtgctctgtagatgtcctgaagggcaggtagtttgcccccgtgatgcgttgggcagaccgcaccaccctctggagagccctgcggatgggggcggtgcagttgccgtaccaggctgtgatacagcctgacaggatgctctcaattgtgcatctgtaaaagtatgAGGGTCTTAGGGACCAAGCCAAATTGGCACGGATGTGCcttcttcttcaccacactatctgtgtgggtggaccatttcagattgtaaGTGATGTGTAAAATTGAGTCATGTTtcaacatgaggtgatggcggcagatgaatagCACGACAATAGGCCTCAAGATCTCGTCCtggtatctctgcattcaaattgccatcgataaaatgcaattgtgttcgttgaccgtagcttatgcctgcccatacaataaccccaccgccactatggggcactctgttcacaacgttgacatctgcAAACTGCTTGCCCATATGCGTGggctgcagttgtgaggctggttgaacgtactgacaaattctgtaaaacgatgttggaggtggcttatggtaaagaaatgagcattcaattctctggcaacagctcttgtggacattcctgcagtcagcaggccaattgcacgctccctcaacttgagacatctgtggcattgtgttgggtgacaaaactgcacattttagagtggccttttattgttccaagcacaaagtgcacctgtgtaattatcatgccttttaatcagcttcttgatatgccacacctgtcaggtgattggattatcttggcaaaggagaaacgctcactaacagatgtaaacacattagttcacaacatttgagagaaataagctttttgtgcgtacggaaaatgtttgtatttttcagctcatgaaacatgggaccaacacaatGTGAAGacgtgtttttatttttgttcagtgtaattaatTAAATATATATCACTAAGCGTTTTATTAGGTCCCACTGCTTTAGTAAGATGGCTTCTTGCTTGTAAATAATTGTATAACAGAGTTCTGGATAGGTTGTACTTTATTGATAGATTCTCAAGTGTATCTGTCCCCTTGTCTGTAAACATCTGATAATACTTGGCCAGTCCATTTTAAGCCCATCATTTAAACATATTACCGATCATACTTGACTTAAAGTTGCCGTCCATTAAAATGTATTGCAGGTAGATCGTCTGTTTGGATGCATCAATTACAAATTCACTCTAATTGTAGGCAAATGCTTTATGCCGCcttgcacaatcaatgaaccaataGCATTTTGCCTGGGCCTGTACGTTTTCTCTGACTCATGAATAGAGTATGCgtaataatacagtccacattCACTGGTGATTACTAGAATTGTTTTAATTTTTGGACTATAGGCTTGATAAATTATGTTCCAAAGACAtcttaaatgtttatttttttaatatatgttTTTCTGctatgtgtaggcctatgcagTAGGCTATTAGGCTATGTATTTTacacttagtgtacaaaacattaccaacaccttcctaacattgagttgcacccccttttgccctccaAACAGCCTCAattgtcgaaagcgttccacaggaatgctggcccatattgactgcaatgcttcccacagttgtgtcaagttggctggatgtcctttgggtggtggaccattcttgatacacactggaaactgttgagcgtgaaaaacccagcagcgttgcagttcttgacacactcaaaccggtgcgcttggcacctactaccatatctcgttcaaaggcacttaaatattttgtctttcccattcaccctctgaatggcacacatacacaatccatgtctcaattgtctcgaggcttaaaaatccttctttaacccgtctccgccccttcctctacactgactgaagtgtatttaacaggtgacatcaataaggtatcatagctttcacctggtcagtctgtcatggaaagagcaggtgttcctaatgttttgtacactgagtgtacactaACTTTTTTTCTTCAGGTTTGGGCTCATATATAGGCCTATATGTATGCATAAGCTATAATATGCGTATGggtgttttgaattaatcatcaccttagaaagcgctgtccatATCGTGTTTgactttgaaacaacatccacaacgaccatgttttccactcagtttcaacctttTGTTGaactttcttcaaattgatcgaTCACAATGAAGTACGTTTTAAAAGCATGATACGGTTTTGATggtaagtgtttgatgtgattttcaattgcatctgcattgatgtcagagtggttagagagacaatAGAGCCCTCGGTACCAGGCCATTAATGACCTGACGGTCGTTAGGGAGTTGGGTACAACCAACGCACGTACAGAGTGCATAGGAGGAGATTTCCTTGGCTTAATGTTCACGTGGAATATCACTGCGGTCACGACTCGTGACTGCTggtgtggcagtaatacggtcaccgcaacagccctattaAAGATCAATGTTTTTTAAGCCCTACTGGTGCAACCAGACCCAGTTGTTGCTCCCTGTGTTTCAGGTCGGACTGTGCAGTGCGGAGCTTCGCCTGGCACCCACACACCCAGAAGTGTGCTGTTTCCCTTTTAGACGACTCCATCAAGATCTACAACCCCAAGAGGTAAGTAGCAGACTCATGGCCCAACTGCCGGTCTGTTGCAATGGTGCTGTGTCGTTGACTATTAAACTCTATGGGAGTTTCTCAACTCCTCTTCTCCGGGGCCTGAAAATTGATAAGTGGTTGAGGAGAATGCCAATTCGTTAGTAGGTGAACAGAGGAATATGCTCACCTCCTCGATTACATCCTTCGGCAGAGGGTTCACAAGAGTATCCTACGGTCGGCTCTCGCGGAAGAGTTTTGAAACCAGTCACACCCCCTTTGAAACAGCTGTTGTGTTCTCTGAGGAGAAAAGAATGCACATATTTGAAAACAAAACTTACCTTTACTTAACTTTTATCTAAATGTCTAGCACAACTATCTAATTACATTTTTACTAAACATATTTATTTTGGGATTCCTAAACGTGATTTACATGATGACGCGCAAGTGGAGAAGGAGAGTCATTTCATATAAGCGGAATTGTTTCCTCTCCTCGCCGCCTCTACTTGattattttttaccttttttCAAAAGGCGAGGAGAGGACGTGAGGAGCCGAGCAAAACCAATTGAGAATCTTCGTATGGATTCAGATAAAACCTATGTCCTCAAAATCATATTCAGTCAGACCAACCTAGTGCAGTGTTAAACttgttctgtctctttctccgtctctctctcaaacactctctctttctccctcagtgCTAATACTCCCACCCTAAAGCACCGTCTGCAGCACAGTGTGGCAGCCCTGCAGTGGAAGCCTCTGTGTGCGTCTACCCTGGCTGTGGCCTGTCACAACTGCCTGCTGGTCTGGCACGTGGACCCCACCTCGTTCTCTACCAGGTATACATGCTCATTATTATACTCTTCAACTTTCTTTTTCTCCGTCCTCCCTATTTCTCATTCATTCTCTTTTtatctcttcttccctctcacagaccttcttctggctgtgcccaggTCCTGTCCCACCCAGGCCACTCCCCTGTCACTTCCATGGCATGGTCACCTAACGGATCTCTCCTGGTGTCGGCCTCTCCCAGGGACACTGCCATGCTGGTAGGAACCAGCAGTCTCAACCTCTACTGCTACTCAACTGTGAAagtattttactgtgatgctggaACATCCTtgtgactctctttctctctgtctctgtttctatctctgtcAGGTGTGGGATGTAGCTGTTGAGAGCTGTGTGCCTCTCTACCGTGTGGGAGGGGGAGGAGTCACATACCTATCCTGGTCCCCTGATGGCAGTCGCGTGCTGGCAGCTACACCCTCCTACCTCTTCAGGTCAGAGACAGTAGTGCAGGAGAGCTTTATGTCGTTaaggctcattatcagcaaccaactcactcctgtgttccaatggcacgtttttagctaatccaagtttataattttaaaaggctaattgatcattagaaaacccttttgcacgtatgttagtacagctgaaaactgttgtactgattaaagaagcaataaaactggtcttccaaaggaacacatgagtgatggttgctgataatggacctatgtagatattcccttcaaaatcatccgtttccagctacaatagtcatttacaacattaacaatttctacactgtatttctgattaatttgatgttatattaatggacaaaatatgtgcttttctttcaaaaacaaggacatttctatgtgaaccCAAACTTTCCAACAGTAGTGTGTGTCTTATGTGTGTTGCTGCAGGGTTTGGGAAACTAGGATGTGGACTTGCGAGCGGTGGCCTTGTCTGAAGGGACGCTGTCAGGTGAGACACCTgttctgtgtgagtgtttgtgtgtttggctAACTGTCTCTCTGTAACTGTCTAGTCTGGCAGTTGGAGTCCTGATGGGAGTCGGCTGCTCTTCAGTGTGCAAGGAGAGACTGTCATCTATGCCCTAACTTTCACTGAcaccccaggtacacacacaaacacaagaccATGTATGATATGAAGCACACCAACCTCTTACAGTTGTTTTACACTGTGTGCTGTGTGCTTGCGTTGTTTGTTTTGATGTAagtcctcctctttctccattAGGGATGCCATTAGGGATGTCAGGGGGGCCGAAGGCAGCAACAGTGGTGGCCGACCTGTCTGAGACAACCTTAAATACACCAGATGGAGATATGGCGTAAGGAAAGGCCTGGGTTAACTAGTCATTCACTAAACTAGTTATTGATTAACCTTACAGATTAGCCTATTGTGTATGCATGTTTTTCAGGGTCGGAGGAGAGATCCAGTCGCTAGCGTGGGACCCGACAGGAGAGAGACTAGCCGTGCTTCTCAAAGGTCaggctccttccctcctctcctctttctccaagTTGGAAAGTGTGTTTTGTCATTTCTCTCCTCCACTCACTTCCTCCCTCTTACCTGTTCCATCAGGAGAT
Coding sequences within:
- the LOC110492363 gene encoding aladin isoform X1; this encodes MMCSLALFPPPLSGYGETSQYDESNTDPAVWFGDSHPLNLYFPGESLKPRSLQECSSKAAFRDHCETLYTRSAGAWRDAGLSGLLNEIANSSAEVPKWLEVSSSCVLALLRWVSSFHGSLFPHLTLSSEDMTAEFSQVLNWSDCAVRSFAWHPHTQKCAVSLLDDSIKIYNPKSANTPTLKHRLQHSVAALQWKPLCASTLAVACHNCLLVWHVDPTSFSTRPSSGCAQVLSHPGHSPVTSMAWSPNGSLLVSASPRDTAMLVWDVAVESCVPLYRVGGGGVTYLSWSPDGSRVLAATPSYLFRVWETRMWTCERWPCLKGRCQSGSWSPDGSRLLFSVQGETVIYALTFTDTPGMPLGMSGGPKAATVVADLSETTLNTPDGDMAVGGEIQSLAWDPTGERLAVLLKGDAEAGRPAMIAVFKTQINPAFKLLPCGFVHGETGTEPRLMQFNPNYKHGAQLTVCWSNGKITHVPFCFMSAGNPQPGLGGSPSPPLSQGRTADYANQTLYTELIS
- the LOC110492363 gene encoding aladin isoform X2 — translated: MMCSLALFPPPLSGYGETSQYDESNTDPAVWFGDSHPLNLYFPGESLKPRSLQECSSKAAFRDHCETLYTRSAGAWRDAGLSGLLNEIANSSAEVPKWLEVSSSCVLALLRWVSSFHGSLFPHLTLSSEDMTAEFSQVLNWSDCAVRSFAWHPHTQKCAVSLLDDSIKIYNPKSANTPTLKHRLQHSVAALQWKPLCASTLAVACHNCLLVWHVDPTSFSTRPSSGCAQVLSHPGHSPVTSMAWSPNGSLLVSASPRDTAMLVWDVAVESCVPLYRVGGGGVTYLSWSPDGSRVLAATPSYLFRVWETRMWTCERWPCLKGRCQSGSWSPDGSRLLFSVQGETVIYALTFTDTPGMSGGPKAATVVADLSETTLNTPDGDMAVGGEIQSLAWDPTGERLAVLLKGDAEAGRPAMIAVFKTQINPAFKLLPCGFVHGETGTEPRLMQFNPNYKHGAQLTVCWSNGKITHVPFCFMSAGNPQPGLGGSPSPPLSQGRTADYANQTLYTELIS